Part of the Woronichinia naegeliana WA131 genome, TTAATTATTGTCTGGTCATTAATTACCTTTTTGGCCCTTGGTAAATATGGTTATTTTTTCGGTAAATATTGGGAAAATTGGGATAATTTAGCAGCAATGCGAACCGCCGTTAGTTTAGTGAAAACCTCGGATAGTTTACTCACCTCTCCCCAAATCGCGCCCCATCTCAGTCAACGGGTCAATTTACAGTTAGCGATTAAGGATGCTGAACCCATTGCTCCCAAGGTTTTTACCTATATTTTGCTCAATACCCGTCATCCTGGCTGGGATAATTCTGAGGCAACGGTTAATAATCTCGTCAAAAACCTTCAACAGAATCAAGCGTTTAAGCTTCGTTATCAGCAAGATGATGTCTATTTATTTGAAAATCAGACCCGTTAACGATAGTTGGTAAATTGAAGGGCGATCGGATAATCCGCTTGTTTTAAAAATTGAATGACCTTTTGTAAATCATCCTTATCTTTGGCACTAACTCGTAGAACATCGCCTTGGATAGAAGGCTGAACTTTTTTGAAATCATCCCGAATTTGCTTACTAATTTGTTTGGCGATCTCCTGACTAATTCCTTTTTTGAGGGAAATTTTTTGCTGAACCCGATTGCCACTGACGGACTCCACCTGTCCATAGTCAAAAATCTTCAGTGATAAATTCCGCTTGGCTGCCTTCGCTTGGAGGATATCTTGAACAGCCGTTAAGGTCATATCACTAGCCGTATTGACCGTGATCTGATCATCACTGAGTTCTAGGGTGGTCTTCGTATCTTTTAAATCATAGCGGCTATTAATTTCACGGGTTGTTTGATCAATCGCATTAACTAATTCTTGACGGTCAAATTCACTAACAATATCAAAGGAGTAGGTGGAAGCCATAAATAATCGTGAACTAAATGTTTATTGCTATAAGCTTAAAACATATTATAACCGATAGTTTCACACCCTCCATCGATCTGACTTTTCCCGTTAAGTCCAAAATCCAGCAATGCAAACTTCTAGAGGCTTTATCTGGCAAGGGTTTGAGAAATGATTCTCTTGACAGGAAAAAAAATATTCTGAAGCCATCATCCCGCTTATCGTTCAAATTTCAAAAACAAAGGATGAAGGGAGTATGAGACTGTAAAATGGAGAAAATCTTAAAGGGCAGGTCAAAAAATGTTGGAATGGTGGACAAAAAACTTTGCCAGTTGTGAATTGGGAGACGAGAGGCTAAACAATCGTGCCTTCTCGATTGGGAAAAAGTTAAGTGAGGGGTTTGGAAAAGCCTTATCAGAAGTGTTTAAGGGAGGAAACGAGTTAAAGAGGGCCTATGAATTTTTGGGAATCCGAAAACAGACTTTGTCAAGATAATAGAGCCGCACTGTGAAATGACAACTGCCGCCGTAGAAGAATATAAGATAATGCTATCAGTCGGAGATACGACCTTCTTAGATTATCGCAATATCAAGGAAAAAAGGGTGGTGTTCTGAATCTGTGGAAACGAGTCTAAATGAGACACCCAAATTCAAAGCGATTGATAAATAATCCAAGGACAATATCGTGCATCACAATAGATTTAGAGAAACAAATCGTTTTTCTAGCTAATCGTTTTATTCGAGTCCTTAATGTCAGGTGCTTTCGTTCGATTTTTTGGGTATTACACTTACCAACCAAATGTAAGGCTGGCTCAATATGTCGTTCGTATGCTCCCCATCCATCTGTATAATATTGAGTAATACCAAAGGGTTCTAATAACTCTTTTAGTCTTAGAAATGCTTCGTCTTTATGACCCGATAATACATAAGCTAATATTTCACCCGTGTCGTGATCAATAGCATGCCATAACCATCTTTCCTCTTTTTTACTATTCACAAAACTCCACATTTCATCTAGTTCGGCTGACTGGTCTTCCCATTGGCATAGCTTGACTATCGTCTGACTTGGTTCCAGTTCTGCTAGCTTCTTCTCGTTCACAAATACCAAATCTGACTCCTTTTTTTTTAGTTCATTAATCACCGTTGACGGACTAATCTTCAACACACGGGCTGTATCTCTTATTCCGCTACCATTCATTGCCATATCTATAATCTTTTCTTTGACTTCTGGCAAATGACCTTGGTAAGTATAATTCAAGATAAATGTACGACGCTTACATTCGAGATTACGACATTTATACCGGTCTTTGTCTTCTCCCGATACTCCGTGTTTAACAATATCTATACTTTGGCAACTTGGACAAACAATCGTATTAAATAGCATGGCACACCATTTCTGAGATTTAAATTTGTTTATTATTACTCATTCCACAGATTTAGGACACTACCGACATTCAACGGGTCACGATTATCAAAACGATAGGGAGTTCGTAGATTAACTGAGCAAAATCGGACGGCAAGCTTAACCTTCCGTGCTTTTCTTTTTCCTGTACTCGGAATCTCGATTTCTTGATGAAAACGAATCGGTTCTGATTCCAAATGTTGCCAAAGTCGTTCACTATTTCTGTCTAAACTACGATTATGAGACGCTCTGACCAGCACTCCTGTATGCTTGAGTTGACGCACTGAGTCAAAGACTTCTGAAACATCTCCTTCTCTGTCAAATACATGAATTACCC contains:
- a CDS encoding transposase gives rise to the protein MLEWWTKNFASCELGDERLNNRAFSIGKKLSEGFGKALSEVFKGGNELKRAYEFLGIRKQTLSR
- a CDS encoding IS1 family transposase, which produces MLFNTIVCPSCQSIDIVKHGVSGEDKDRYKCRNLECKRRTFILNYTYQGHLPEVKEKIIDMAMNGSGIRDTARVLKISPSTVINELKKKESDLVFVNEKKLAELEPSQTIVKLCQWEDQSAELDEMWSFVNSKKEERWLWHAIDHDTGEILAYVLSGHKDEAFLRLKELLEPFGITQYYTDGWGAYERHIEPALHLVGKCNTQKIERKHLTLRTRIKRLARKTICFSKSIVMHDIVLGLFINRFEFGCLI
- a CDS encoding YajQ family cyclic di-GMP-binding protein; this encodes MASTYSFDIVSEFDRQELVNAIDQTTREINSRYDLKDTKTTLELSDDQITVNTASDMTLTAVQDILQAKAAKRNLSLKIFDYGQVESVSGNRVQQKISLKKGISQEIAKQISKQIRDDFKKVQPSIQGDVLRVSAKDKDDLQKVIQFLKQADYPIALQFTNYR